The following are from one region of the Trichoplusia ni isolate ovarian cell line Hi5 chromosome 1, tn1, whole genome shotgun sequence genome:
- the LOC113498882 gene encoding uncharacterized protein LOC113498882, producing the protein MARVTILLALTCQLLIIPSIRTDDDNPFMDLASSFLQNMGDGGGNNLNGLAAIGNIVGSLMQGDNAKNLGSMMGQTSNGNVGDMLSGLGSLLGGQDGKIDPALVGSMISMVAQQMSTTESPKRQKRDNTENELNLESMMSLASGLLGNKNAGGFMPLIMNALSSFSETEAQKRAHDHKDHASFLPPFLEKLHLYWDIFINSELGKTIWEKSGMKRTFKAFTGPDGKLSFGTMFKNFENHSFRRHWIKTAAKYLTDMVVHVAKPEVYNRYLISAQYITNSFLDSQGMPKSTHFNVKNPEKSITALLNYVLKRYLDMETDVADYVVPAVEYVKQTLKMAELTTKSMSSRGDYNAIADRLTDTLNLEVIEPVLRVYRAYQHSVKAPQCQEHLMCLVNRHHDQDKKGLPGFKAGLTKLSSLAASAALSYQNGGGFFDLYNAIQNDVNCDAAYPADCSAFHEHELKVTTEVYHSEL; encoded by the exons ATGGCGCGCGTTACCATCCTCCTCGCACTAACCTGCCAGTTACTCATCATCCCGTCCATCAGGACAGACGATGACAACCCATTCATGGACCTTGCGTCCTCCTTCCTCCAAAACATGGGAGACGGCGGCGGCAACAACCTGAACGGGTTGGCAGCCATCGGGAACATTGTGGGATCCCTGATGCAGGGAGATAATGCTAAGAACCTCGGATCTATGATGGGTCAAACGAGTAATGGGAATGTTGGAGATATGCTGTCTG GCCTTGGAAGTTTACTTGGAGGTCAAGACGGCAAAATAGACCCCGCTTTAGTGGGATCCATGATCTCAATGGTCGCTCAACAGATGTCGACAACAGAATCACCAAAAAGGCAGAAGAGAGACAACACAGAAAACGAATTAAATCTAGAGAGCATGATGAGCCTCGCTTCTGGTCTCCTCGGAAACAAGAATGCTGGAGGGTTTATGCCTTTAATCATGAACGCATTAAGTTCATTTTCGGAAACAGAGGCCCAAAAACGCGCTCATGACCACAAGGACCATGCTTCATTCCTCCCCCCGTTTCTGGAGAAACTCCACTTATACTGGGACATTTTCATTAACTCTGAACTCGGCAAGACCATTTGGGAGAAGTCTGGTATGAAGAGGACGTTCAAGGCATTTACTGGTCCTGATGGCAAGTTGAGCTTCGGTACGATGTTCAAGAACTTTGAGAATCACTCGTTCAGGAGACATTGGATCAAGACGGCGGCGAAATACTTGACGGATATGGTGGTACATGTCGCTAAACCTGAGGTTTATAACag GTACCTCATCTCTGCCCAATACATCACGAACAGCTTCCTAGACTCGCAGGGCATGCCGAAGAGCACCCACTTCAACGTCAAGAACCCTGAGAAGTCCATCACTGCGCTTCTCAACTATGTACTGAAACGGTACCTCGATATGGAGACCGATGTAGCCGATTATGTGGTGCCGGCTGTTGAATATGTTAAG CAAACTCTCAAGATGGCGGAACTCACAACCAAGTCCATGTCGTCTCGAGGTGACTACAATGCTATTGCCGACCGCCTGACTGACACCCTCAACTTGGAGGTCATCGAGCCAGTACTGAGAGTGTACCGCGCCTACCAGCACTCCGTGAAGGCACCTCAATGCCAGGAACATCTCATGTGCCTCGTTAATAGGCATCACGATCAGGATAAGAAAG GTCTCCCTGGCTTCAAGGCAGGTCTGACGAAGCTCAGCAGTTTAGCAGCTTCAGCGGCTTTGAGCTACCAAAATGGTGGCGGGTTCTTCGATTTGTACAACGCTATCCAGAATGATGTGAACTGTGAT GCGGCGTATCCAGCTGACTGCTCAGCCTTCCACGAACATGAACTGAAAGTTACTACAGAAGTGTACCACAGTGAATTATAA
- the LOC113498896 gene encoding ADP-ribosylation factor-like protein 3 isoform X2 — protein sequence MMLRSNPDKELRLLLLGLDNAGKTTLLKQLASEDVNHVTPTAGFNIKSVLSNGFKLNVWDIGGQRKIRPYWRNYFENTDILIYVVDCSDHQRLEETGQELAELLEDEKLRGVALLVYANKQDLATALPASEIAQHLGLHLIRDRTWQIQACVATDGTGVKEGMEWVCKNIPAKK from the exons ATGATG ctGCGGTCTAATCCGGATAAGGAGTTGCGTTTGCTGTTGCTTGGGCTAGATAATGCTGGTAAAACGACGTTATTGAAGCAACTGGCATCAGAAGATGTAAACCATGTCACTCCGACGGCGGGGTTCAATATAAAATCAGTTTTGTCGAATGGCTTTAAGCTAAACGTGTGGGATATCGGTGGACAAAGGAAGATAAGGCCTTACTGGAGAAACTATTTTGAGAATACTGACATTTTG ATTTATGTAGTAGACTGCTCAGACCACCAAAGACTGGAGGAGACTGGTCAGGAGTTGGCCGAGCTGCTGGAGGATGAAAAGCTTCGCGGAGTAGCCTTGTTGGTGTATGCTAATAAACAGGATTTGGCTACAg CTCTGCCAGCCAGTGAGATAGCCCAGCATCTGGGCCTGCACCTCATCAGGGACCGCACTTGGCAGATACAGGCATGTGTAGCCACTGATGGTACTGGGGTCAAG GAAGGGATGGAGTGGGTCTGCAAAAACATTCCAGCTAAGAAATAA
- the LOC113498896 gene encoding ADP-ribosylation factor-like protein 3 isoform X1, with amino-acid sequence MMGLLNILKKLRSNPDKELRLLLLGLDNAGKTTLLKQLASEDVNHVTPTAGFNIKSVLSNGFKLNVWDIGGQRKIRPYWRNYFENTDILIYVVDCSDHQRLEETGQELAELLEDEKLRGVALLVYANKQDLATALPASEIAQHLGLHLIRDRTWQIQACVATDGTGVKEGMEWVCKNIPAKK; translated from the exons ATGATG GGcctattgaatattttgaaaaagctGCGGTCTAATCCGGATAAGGAGTTGCGTTTGCTGTTGCTTGGGCTAGATAATGCTGGTAAAACGACGTTATTGAAGCAACTGGCATCAGAAGATGTAAACCATGTCACTCCGACGGCGGGGTTCAATATAAAATCAGTTTTGTCGAATGGCTTTAAGCTAAACGTGTGGGATATCGGTGGACAAAGGAAGATAAGGCCTTACTGGAGAAACTATTTTGAGAATACTGACATTTTG ATTTATGTAGTAGACTGCTCAGACCACCAAAGACTGGAGGAGACTGGTCAGGAGTTGGCCGAGCTGCTGGAGGATGAAAAGCTTCGCGGAGTAGCCTTGTTGGTGTATGCTAATAAACAGGATTTGGCTACAg CTCTGCCAGCCAGTGAGATAGCCCAGCATCTGGGCCTGCACCTCATCAGGGACCGCACTTGGCAGATACAGGCATGTGTAGCCACTGATGGTACTGGGGTCAAG GAAGGGATGGAGTGGGTCTGCAAAAACATTCCAGCTAAGAAATAA
- the LOC113498906 gene encoding H/ACA ribonucleoprotein complex subunit 2-like protein, giving the protein MGKIKQEPVEQEDQADVSVKNEPQSYDEKVDHCSVIAKPMAPKKLSKKIYKLIKKSTSHKNYIRNGLKIVQKQLRLGEKGIVFFAGDISPIEIMCHLPAVCEEKDIPYCYTPSRKDIGAAMGTMRGCVMVLVKEHDDYKDLFDEVRGEIKLLGHPI; this is encoded by the exons AtgggtaaaataaaacaagagcCTGTCGAACAGGAAGATCAAGCAGACGTTTCTGTTAAAAATGAACCTCAAAGCTATGACGAAAAAGTTGACCACTGCAGCGTGATTGCAAAGCCGATGGCGCCTAAGAAACTGAGCAAAAAGATCTACAAACTTATCAAAAAGTCAACATCacacaaaaattacattagGAATGGCCTTAAAATTGTCCAAAAACAATTACGACTCGGCGAGAAAGG AATTGTCTTCTTCGCTGGAGACATATCACCAATAGAAATCATGTGCCACTTACCTGCCGTCTGTGAAGAGAAGGACATCCCATACTGCTACACTCCAAGCCGCAAAGACATCGGAGCAGCTATGGGCACCATGAGAGGGTGTGTCATGGTGTTAGTGAAAGAACATGATGATTACAAAGACTTGTTTGATGAAGTAAGAGGAGAAATCAAACTGCTCGGACACCCTATCTAG